From Zhongshania aliphaticivorans, one genomic window encodes:
- a CDS encoding SPOR domain-containing protein, with amino-acid sequence MAQAPKKTSRGATRSPASSGLPASVLLGTGFIAGVICSVLVFSALSKQPNNDVKVAAAKSAAEAKVKADRKEVTTNTKFDFFTLLPEREVIVNDERPAPKPVAAASAPKNDRPPVDAKPDPNMEKYILQAGSFRQGADADRRRAQILLLGLDAKVESVEANGERWHRVYVGPFQSHNTLSDARSKLINESIDTLVIRQKN; translated from the coding sequence ATGGCACAAGCTCCCAAAAAAACCAGTCGCGGCGCCACTCGCAGCCCCGCCAGCAGCGGCCTGCCTGCGTCGGTATTGCTCGGCACAGGCTTTATCGCCGGGGTAATTTGCTCGGTTTTGGTATTCAGCGCACTGAGCAAACAACCCAATAATGACGTTAAGGTAGCTGCCGCCAAGAGCGCCGCCGAGGCCAAGGTCAAAGCTGACCGCAAAGAAGTGACCACAAACACCAAATTCGATTTCTTCACATTGCTCCCTGAGCGCGAAGTCATTGTCAATGACGAGCGCCCTGCACCCAAGCCGGTCGCGGCGGCAAGCGCACCCAAAAACGACCGCCCACCGGTTGATGCCAAGCCTGACCCCAATATGGAAAAGTATATTCTGCAGGCCGGCTCCTTCCGCCAAGGCGCTGATGCAGATCGGCGCCGCGCCCAGATTCTGCTACTCGGCCTCGATGCCAAAGTAGAATCAGTTGAAGCAAACGGCGAGCGCTGGCACCGCGTTTATGTTGGCCCCTTCCAATCGCACAACACCTTGAGTGATGCCCGCAGCAAGCTGATTAACGAG